One window from the genome of Leishmania mexicana MHOM/GT/2001/U1103 complete genome, chromosome 18 encodes:
- a CDS encoding putative RNA-binding protein produces the protein MSGTPMQTRFGCYIGNIDRSVTIDMLKQVFCQCGTIIDCSLNGREGDPYRFGFIDFATEDDRARAMKYNGFTLVGRKLKVGVSKGNVNKPEGYATGNGAGGGHSRMGGNRHYNNDGGMMMSVNGLSPQQQMEARLLLQFLQEGKMDPRQLSPAQQQLLITCLGHGNNINAANGNSANSDGSTPASAQQPQMGVMGSSAMQSPLPLPTMPNSGNMMGDAAFMPNPNGGNGTLGAGVPMMGGGAPQGIHINMGPSMMDPMGGGYGMMPPRQPQPQQWGDMPMNGPGMYPPKMCGPPLRQQQQMPMQAGQQQPYGLGGGAASISGPAAADHNRSGFINPPPAAETLKLREKQREQFFEVVRKDAEKYERKLQEKKAQSAAGGDAERSADSSASDDDEDKKPAKRSKKESSK, from the coding sequence ATGTCAGGCACGCCCATGCAGACCCGCTTTGGGTGCTACATCGGCAACATCGACCGCTCCGTCACGATCGACATGCTGAAGCAGGTGTTCTGCCAGTGCGGCACGATCATCGACTGCTCTCTGAATGGGCGTGAGGGCGACCCGTACCGCTTTGGTTTTATCGACTTCGCTACAGAGGATGACCGCGCTCGCGCCATGAAGTACAACGGCTTCACCCTCGTCGGCCGCAAGCTGAAGGTCGGCGTGAGCAAGGGCAACGTGAACAAACCCGAAGGTTATGCGACCGGTaacggcgccggcggtggccacTCGCGGATGGGCGGCAACCGCCACTACAACAACGATGGTGGAATGATGATGAGCGTCAACGGTCTttcgccgcagcagcagatggagGCACGGTTGCTCCTCCAGTTCCTTCAGGAGGGCAAGATGGACCCGCGGCAGCTCtcaccggcgcagcagcagctgctcatTACCTGCCTCGGTCACGGTAACAACATCAATGCAGCCAACGGCAACAGCGCGAACAGCGACGGTAGtacgccggcgtcggcgcagcagccgcagatgGGAGTAatgggcagcagcgccatgcagtcaccgctgccgcttcccACAATGCCAAATAGCGGCAATATGATGGGTGATGCTGCTTTCATGCCAAACCCGAACGGTGGCAACGGCACCCTCGGCGCCGGTGTACCCATgatgggtggtggtgccccCCAAGGGATTCACATAAACATGGGGCCCAGCATGATGGACCCCATGGGTGGCGGTTACGGCatgatgccgccgcgccagccgcagccgcagcagtgggGTGATATGCCAATGAACGGGCCTGGCATGTACCCGCCCAAGATGTGTGGGCCACCTCTCagacaacagcagcagatgcCGATGCAGGCAGGCCAACAGCAACCGTACGGCTtaggcggtggtgcagcgtcgATTAGCggacctgctgcagcggaccACAACCGCAGCGGCTTTATAAACCCTCCACCTGCGGCGGAGACGCTGAAGCTGCGGGAGAAGCAACGCGAGCAGTTTTTCGAGGTGGTCCGAAAAGACGCGGAGAAATACGAGCGAAAGCTTCAGGAAAAGAAGGCGCAGTCGGCGGCTGGCGGTGATGCCGAGCGCAGCGCTGACAGCTCTGCCTCTGACGATGATGAGGACAAGAAGCCGGCGAAGAGGTCCAAGAAGGAATCGTCCAAGTAA
- a CDS encoding UDP-galactopyranose mutase: MSADKKVVIIGAGPTGLGAAVRLVELKHPNFHLYDGGAVPGGLSRSILDERGFLWDMGGHIIFSHYAYFDDVMNLAISDWNTLQRESWVRCSGAWVPYPFQSNIHRLPPEVRDTCLQGIEEAEAARAATAQEKPKNFAEYVSRHFGEGIAKVFMRPYNFKVWAVPLHVMSTEWVGERVAAVNVERIKENIQLKRDDVGWGPNATFRFPKSGGTGAIYKAVWKMIPEAHKTLGPQCRVIKVNPITKTLTMANGETVSYDALVSTMPLDDLLLAVAAGVEEDAETASASPLKAPRLREIADKMVYSSTHIIGIGVKGCPPPEMQTACWLYFPDDGIPFYRATIFSRYADTNAPEGHWSILLEVSQNVQYKPVDVDTIVEDCIAGLRTVMLLRPEDEIVSRWHHIEKKGYPIPFVGRNELLEEVQPVLRDMYQIYSRGRFGAWRYEVANQDHSLMQGVEAVGHIFHGTDEDTVHKPEKANTQRGEMRCTLAPTAS; encoded by the coding sequence ATGAGCGCTGACAAGAAGGTGGTCATTATCGGCGCCGGCCCCACCGgcctcggcgctgcagtgCGTTTGGTGGAGCTCAAGCACCCCAACTTTCATCTctacgacggcggcgccgtccctGGCGGCCTCTCGCGCAGTATCCTTGACGAAAGAGGCTTCCTATGGGACATGGGTGGCCACATCATCTTTTCCCACTACGCGTACTTTGACGATGTCATGAACCTCGCCATCTCTGACTGGAACACGCTCCAGCGCGAGTCGTGGGTGCGCTGCTCCGGCGCCTGGGTGCCATACCCGTTTCAGAGCAACATTCACCGCCTCCCACCCGAGGTGCGGGACACTTGCCTGCAAGGCAtcgaggaggccgaggcggcccgtgccgccaccgcgcaggaGAAGCCAAAGAACTTCGCCGAGTATGTCTCGCGCCATTTTGGCGAGGGCATCGCCAAGGTTTTCATGCGCCCGTACAACTTTAAGGTGTGGGCAGTGCCGCTGCATGTGATGAGCACGGAGTGGGTTGGGGAGCGCGTGGCCGCTGTGAACGTGGAGCGCATTAAGGAGAACATCCAGCTCAAGCGCGATGACGTTGGCTGGGGCCCCAACGCCACTTTCCGGTTCCCAAAGTCGGGCGGCACCGGGGCCATCTACAAGGCCGTCTGGAAGATGATCCCAGAGGCGCACAAGACGCTTGGGCCACAGTGCCGTGTCATCAAGGTGAACCCGATCACGAAGACACTGACAATGGCGAATGGCGAGACGGTGTCGTACGACGCGCTTGTCTCCACCATGCCGCTAGATGATCTTCtgctcgccgtggcggccggcgTGGAAGAGGATGCGGAGACCgcgtcagcgtcgccgcTCAAGGCGCCGCGTCTTCGCGAGATTGCTGACAAGATGGTTTACAGCTCCACCCACATCATCGGCATCGGCGTGAAAGGGTGCCCGCCGCCGGAGATGCAGACGGCGTGCTGGCTGTACTTCCCGGACGACGGTATTCCGTTCTACCGCGCGACGATCTTTTCGCGCTACGCGGACACAAACGCGCCGGAGGGGCACTGGAGCATCCTGCTGGAGGTCAGCCAAAATGTGCAGTACAAACCCGTCGACGTGGACACCATAGTGGAGGACTGCATTGCTGGTCTTCGAACGGTGATGCTGCTTCGTCCAGAGGACGAGATTGTGTCGCGTTGGCACCACATTGAGAAGAAGGGCTACCCGATCCCATTCGTGGGCCGCAacgagctgctggaggaggtgcagccggtgctgcgTGACATGTATCAGATCTATTCACGGGGCCGCTTCGGCGCGTGGCGGTACGAGGTGGCGAATCAAGATCACTCGCTGATGCAGGGCGTCGAGGCAGTGGGACACATCTTTCACGGCACTGACGAGGACACCGTGCATAAACCAGAAAAGGCCAATACCCAGCGCGGTGAGATGCGCTGCACTTTGGCGCCGACGGCCTCGTAG